ATTCAAATGACACCAGTGGAAATAACAAAGATACATTATTTTGGCCGGTAAAAGTTGATAACAAGTTTGTGGCGCTTCGTAATTTGGgtaacaattatttttgtaagagGCTCACAACGGAGGGTAAGACAAATTGTCTTAATGCTGGTGTCCCCACCATCACTAAGGAAGCACGCTTGGAGATACAAGAGTTGGTTCTTTCGAGAAGCATCTATAATGTCATATTTCATCTTTTGGATGCACGAATTTATGGACAACATGTCATCACCATGGCCAACGGAGATGCTAGCAATAATTCCAGTAAAGAAAACACTATAGATATGAAGCTCCGTTACGAGATTTCTGAGAGTAATACATGGTCTTCCACTGTTTCTGCTAAACTCGGTGTACAGACAACAATTCAAACGGGTATTCCACTGATTGCAGagggaaaaattgaaatgtctGCGGAGTTTTCTGGTGAATATACATGGGGTAAAACGAAATCAAAATCATCTGAGATAGAGACCGTTTACACTGTAACCGTGCCACCCATGTCTAGGGTGAGAGTGAGTCTACTCGCAACAAAAGGTCAATGCGATGTCCCATATTCGTATACTCAACGTGACACTCTTATGAATGGGGACCAAGTGACTAATTATTACGATGATGGAATTTATACGGCCGTCAATTGCTACAACTTCAAATATGAGACTAAGCAAGAGCCGCTGTAAGGTGTTTGCTTTGCGCTGGTATAAGTATTTGGGTTGACACCAATCATTCTCTCTTAGTTATAATCTAGGAGGTTGGCTTTAAATAAGGTTAACAACCATCATAAATAAGATCGGTGGATCCCCAAATATGATCTTTTATCGTTTATATGTTCTCTATTGTCACAATAGTGACAAAAAATTACCGTCTTATTTTCATTGCAATATATGTATCGTGTAAGAAATTTCCTCTGAACCTTTCATCTTAAGGCtaaatacttaaaattttaaatatttcataaataatttgttcaaaatcaaacgtttcaaatgcaataaattcgaacatataaaaatagtcccataagaatttttataaaataaaatcaaatttcaaacttgagatagaactacaaaaataataaaaaatttcataacatatGGGATCAAATTGGTTGAcacctaattttaaaaagagtgGTTATGCATTAATGAACTCTCCAAGTCTTTactagatttacaattttcatcacatttttattggactaattttagaatttttttttcatatttatttataattttttagcgTGCAAAGTAAAACGTgcccaatttttatttctcacaATGAATTCATGGGTACAAGTTcgaaacaataataaatcttTTGGTGAAAGTAGATATGCATTTATTGACGTTAAAACACCTTAGtgtaaaaattcttaattacaCGTAAATATGAGTTTACCACGTGCAAGGACCACTCACCTAAGGCAAGAGAGTCGCGCTAGCTTTGTGACACATAGCACACGCTAGTTGGATGGTTCGAATCCTATGACGTGCGTTTAATTCTCGGAAGCGTAAGAACTTTATGATTATTCTCATAACGACATGTAGCGCATTCTCATTGGCATGCTTGAGCAACATGCGTGTCGTCGTTAGTGCTGTTGGATCAACATGCGCGTTCTCAGACTAGTAGTGGGATGTATTCNTCAACATGCGTGTCGCCGTTAGTGCTATTGGATCAACATGCGCGTTCTCAGACTAGTAGTGGGATGTATTCTAGCCGTTGGTTTTGCAGGAGGTGGTGCAACTTGGAGCGGTCCAGCTTGAGGAGGCGCAGTTGTTTCTGTCCTAGTTACTGAACCTTCTCGAGGTGGGCTCTCTTTAGCCTCTCCTCCTCTTCCCCTACCTCTAATAGGGGGTCGTCCCCTTTctcgtcttcctcttccacGTCGTCTGGGCGaatggttctagaaactaaGATAATTCTATTTAAGTCTATCGCTTACTAACATAACCATATCATATTACGCACTATCAAAATCATACAACATAGCAAACCTATAATAGCGAAACTAAATCATGATGCAATAAGTTATATAATTATCATGACATTAATACTTAAAAGTTGACCACaataaatatcattaaaatatttctcttttcttattttaggTATGACATATTTGACGTCGATGACGGGTATCGACGATTGGACCATGGAACATGTCAagtgtcatggtcatgctttTTCAAGAtgtgttgtccatggccgcatgcccgttGCATGCTGAAACCCTTACCTCGTATCACCTTATATCTTTCCTTTActgctttcatgttgtataatttccttcttgtttcttctaaGAGTATGACATCTCGGCAAAATCATGTTTACACTTGTTTGACATGGAATGTCTTAGAATGTACTACAGGgagatgtgactagttgtcaaattctccctATCCGAAAAACTATATGTAAGTTGAGTCgttgttgttgtctttttCTTGTATGCCATATAACATCGTTTTAAATCTCTCTCAACGtttctttcaaactctctttcaaATTCTCTTTGCCCcgctttttaaaactttcttctcaaATTAGGGCTAGAGGTTTGAGCATAAGTTGTGGGGCGGACCACCTTagcttataaatattttaaactcgagtattttggtaattctccatttttagaatattttattattatttttttgtgaaaagattcaaaaattttaaaatatcatttaatttttttttttaggtcattttttccttgtttAAAAACCtaattgtttataaatttagaaaaattatctttttgcCCTTTATGCATAGAAACTTTTTCAAAGGTCTTTTAACTCTTATAATTCGTGACGATAGCCCCTTGCCCTAGCTCGagtcttttaattctttttcctctATAATTTAAACCTCTCATGGGCACCTTAAACGAATTTGAGTGGCCTAAATTTACTTGGGATCTTACATTATCTTTCATACAACTAAAAATAACTATAATCTTACATTATCTTACATTATCTTTTTAGTCTGGGCATGAGTTGGATGTGTAGTTCTTTCCCACACACGACCCATGCATGTGCATATGAACCCACCAGACGGGCTCGTATACGTACCTTTGATCCTGACTTGTTAGGTTAAAAGCGCTGACGCGTTGCTAGACACCACGAACGGAAAGACCCATATGATATCATgatgaacataaatatcgaatgTATGTGTATTTACTAATATAGCATAACGAGAAAGTATCACGATGCAAGTGACATACATAAATGCATGAAGCTCTAGTGGCTTAAAATTATAGCCTACAATAAGAAtcatttccttcttcctttcattcaTGTCATagtacacattttaaaaatgacttttttccttctaactttaaaaatcttgctaagaaattaaaattgcaCACTTAACTCGGGTTTggaattttcctaaaaaaaatgattcacCTAACTCGAGTTTggatttttctataaaaaaaaaaaataataaataaaaaacactcAAAAGTGTGAACCCACGTcaatttagtttgaattttaaaaagagatAAGGATGAATATGTATTTggttgaagttttaaatggGAAAGGAAAATCTAAATTTGAATTCATGGGAATGCATTACAACtcgtaaaattaaaaatgtcttatttatttctatatttatatatttaattattaacgtAAAAGTTAATAAATTCTTAGTGTGAAAGGTATACGTATCTTAGTTTTCTtccataataaatattttggtgAAAGTAGTTATGCATTTAGTGACATTAAAACACCACAAGGACTATGATAGCATATAACATTGGTAGAAAGAATTGACAAGTCACATCCACCAATAGTACCTTTTGAAGAATTTTAGCCCTAGCgtgtgtagacatgattttggcgaCTTGTCTTACACTCCCATAATGACACAAAAAGAATAGTAAAGGTCAATCGAACAAATAAGTAGAAGGGATTGGAACCAGCATGCGGTCATAGATAACACGTCTTGGATAAGCATAATTGGAACATTCGATATGCAGCCATAGGTAACttgccttggacaagcatgactcTGACACCCTACCCCATGTCTCATGAGTAAAATGCCATAATGGGCCTCATGTTTCCCAGTTCTAGATGAGATCCCTTGGTCATGTATTACTAGAAAGATGTCATGATCAAGTTTACACGAACAATGAGACCATGCGGTCTAACATGGGGAGTAATCTAAAAGCCACTTTCGGGAATGTTTTTAACAAATTGACCATGTGATGTGAGCTAAGTTAAGTTTGTGTACAACGTCCTTGGACACTCAAGAACTTATAGTACTCTAGCGTAAGGatacgattaagagcctagaagtaggctacttactaagtCTTTGTACTCACTTTATGTTTTTCAGGAGTTGGTCGTGGCTGGGGGTGGACTTTGGAACGAGAGTCATAAATCAGCTACGCCTCCTCAAACTTTATTctattttgaatattcttGAGcatgtttcttattttgtgaTTAAAACTACGtatgaaattatgttttaaataccTTATTTTTGAATCGTGGTAAATTTTACGGTGTTTTCACATTGCAAGCTGCCAATTCAATGAGTTTTTACATATTATGACGGGAACAACAAGAATACGAGTTAGTCATAATAAGTTGTATTTTCTTAGAGAATCTTTGCTCTAATACAACCATGTCACGACCCAATTTTTTGACTCGAGCATAACTAAGTAAAAcatactaaaaaatataaaagactaaataaaaggATGGAAAAAATTTTCGCGTTTGAAACGAACataaatacaatttatttacaaatcaaaaatgaaagtttgaatACATTTGGCCTAGTAAATAATACAACTTAAAACATTCAACTAGCTAAAGCACGGAGTGGCACTATATGACACCGGCTCTAGATCTGGTTCCATCCTCGATCCGCTTCTTTTTGTCACTAGGAAACTtgaatgagtacaaagactcagtaagtagcctatTTGTAGGCTTTTAATCGTGTCGGTAAGGTATGTTAGGATACCGCACTCTTTTCTGgtcatgttcttgttcttgacctGAGAACTTAGGCTCTTAGGTTATGTTCTTGTGTTCTGAATTCATATCATAGTTTGTGTTCTGAATTCATATCATAGTCTGTGTTCTCGATTCCAAAATTCTTAACCTTGGTTCTATTCTAAGGACCTTTAGCTTATAAGATTCTTGGTTTTGAGTTGACTTTAGTTTTAAGATTGTGTTTCAAGGGAGGAGTAATGACCAATTTTAGACCTTTTCGTAGTTTGTAGCTCAAGAAATAAGTCTTGAAAATTGGTTGGAAAACATAACTCTCACTAGAAAAGAAcccaaatttttcttattggtTCACGTGATCCAGACCTTATCTCACCTTAATTTCATTATGAaatctctttattttataCCTCTCAAGCCAAAGAATCTTTTTTGAACCacaattttgtgtttgaagCTCTTGGTTCTTTACCCATTTTCGATCCgattataaagtttataaggCAGAACGATACATGCCTCTTTAGCTTCTAATTTCTTCACGAAAGCTTTTCTTCTTATTGCCACGAAACTGTTGGTATCTATAAATACGTGTTTAATGGACCGTGGGCGAAGAATTTGCAGTTTTTCCATAATTCATCCATTTTAAACTCATTTTTGATGTCTGGATCCCGACTTCTTTTGTCTTTGTGGTCATCATGAAATTCATTCTTGACTTCCTAGAAAGTGAATGAAACTTCTTTGGAGGGATGAACTTTCTTGTAGCTTctaattagaatttaaaaaatttcttccttcttcaaccATGAAACTTAAATTGAGGAAACATGTTTATGCTACTTTCCGCTCTTGAATCGTGCATGAAACTTGTAAAGGAACTTATTTCGAAGTCGTAGGAGTTGATTTGAGGCTAATTGATGGAGACCCACTTCTTAATATAGAAGCTAGATTGGCTTGATTCAATCAATTCTTGTTCTAAATGATCCTCCACACTTCTTGGTTTATAGCTCAAGCATTGTTcgaatcaaaatatataaaattgagcTAATTTGGAGTTTAAGTATTTAAACAATTCCATAAAAAATCCTCTCCATTAGCCATTTGCAGACTTTATCTTTGAATTCTTACTATTGAATTTATAGCCCATCGTATATAATGATTTTTGGTGACGTAGATAGTTAAATTTTCCTAAACTTTGAAGTTTATCTGATCGGTccattcttgaaattttgataattttccactttttcaatattttatttcaaaagattgcaaaattttctaaaaattagtTACTCCTTGTTCTTGAACATCTTTATATTCCTTTTCCATATTGAgttaaaattccaaaaatgacttttttccTTCGATCACTCACCTAACTCGAGTTCGGAATTTtcctaaaagaaaatgactcGACTAACTCGAGTTTGgatttttctaaaagaaaa
The sequence above is drawn from the Cucurbita pepo subsp. pepo cultivar mu-cu-16 unplaced genomic scaffold, ASM280686v2 Cp4.1_scaffold000762, whole genome shotgun sequence genome and encodes:
- the LOC111785802 gene encoding uncharacterized protein LOC111785802, which gives rise to MVLPRYVAFKSKADDLYLKYVKEDVQIHGYIKYGAHNVVTPHTKYEVEPAKVGKGYVNIRCCYNNKYWVCPSINTRYVVAVADEPNEDQSNWACTLFEPIFDPDHQAYRIKHVYFGYNTCSWRDGLARDRCLYMGYSTPDANLCDLHVAIDWESFYVLPKYVAFKGDNGSYLQACWFQGLPYLQFSADDIGDPKVGNEVSTTNDGNVRIKSNHFGKLWRRSPNWIWADSNDTSGNNKDTLFWPVKVDNKFVALRNLGNNYFCKRLTTEGKTNCLNAGVPTITKEARLEIQELVLSRSIYNVIFHLLDARIYGQHVITMANGDASNNSSKENTIDMKLRYEISESNTWSSTVSAKLGVQTTIQTGIPLIAEGKIEMSAEFSGEYTWGKTKSKSSEIETVYTVTVPPMSRVRVSLLATKGQCDVPYSYTQRDTLMNGDQVTNYYDDGIYTAVNCYNFKYETKQEPL